The DNA sequence CAAGGATGCCTATGACACCAGATGCCAATGTCTTTGGGAGCTTACTAGGTGCTTGTCGACTTCACAACAAAGTGGAACTGACTGAGCTTCTTGCAGAGCGTATTTTACAATTGAAAGCTGATGATTCAGGCCACTATGTTCTTTTGTCAAATTTATATGCCTCTGGGAAAAGATGGGAAGACATGTCAAAGGTGAGAAGCATGATAAAAGATAAAGGGTTGGAGAAAAAACCAGGAAGTAGCTGGATTCAGGTGGGTCACTGCATTTATGTTTTCCATGCTACCAGTGCCTTTCATCCTGCGTTTGCAAAGATTGAGGAGACTCTGAATAGCTTATTGTTAGTGATGAAAAGTGAAGACTATATGTTAACCAACGTTAATGATAAACTTTTAACGTGAAGTGAATATGATATCCTCAAATATTGCCATTGAATGTTTACAGTATTAACTAGTAAGTGATAGAATCTTTGGTGATTTAAGTTGAAGTTGTTAAATAGCCAATACGATGAAGTGTTGCATTCAACCTAAGTACTTTCTCTTCTCATTTCCATGTAGCACTGAACCGGGGTTGGATGGCTAACTAATGGGTTAATAGCAATTTTAAATATGGATATCATGTTTAATATACCATATTAGTTCTGAAAATGTTGAAAAAACAATAGGCCAGTTTATGTTTAACAAAAGTTCGTTACAAGGGGtccagtttttcttttcttttttcatcgcATACTTTTTGAGGCCGTGGATGTGGTACGCTAATAGGACCAACGTGGTCTTAGGCCCACCTTCATAGtaaatttgttactattataAAGACCCAACTAAATACACAAATGTATATAAAGACTTATTAGGTGGCAGATAGATGTAACACGAGTTTTAGAAAACTAGTAACGTGGTCAAGTCATTATCAGGACTCAACAAGTCTTTCAACTAGCataatatgtaattaaatgtgattgattttggattaggataatagaaaaaaatgattgcAAATTCAATGTATTCTTGTACTCCATATGTTATTTGaggattaataatttttattataatatttttttaatagttttgtcTTAACACTTCAAATTTTTTAGCCATGGCTCTAGTACTTTTCAGGCCACCTACACATAACCGTttgaattaacaaaaaattaataatataactaatttatcacattttttacaaatttgaattaatattttaattttctatcttTTAAGAACTTAATTGTCGCTGCTTAACaaatttaaagacaaaaataaatatttatctttttttaatttgttaccgACCAGACAGTGCATGATCATATAAATTGAATAAGCCACGAAAAGCCCAAGGGTCATACAGCACTACCCATAAAACAGGAAATCAAGATAATTGTTTGTcctatgtaaattttttaatcatcgTGCTCTCGCATGCTTATAAAATAAGACATGTTTTTTCCGTTCTCACTTGTTGGCCTATCATCAAAATGTAGAATACTATTTGTACTTCAACTTTCATTCTTTACAAAGTGATGTCCTGTCATATTTACCATGCACATCACAGCGTTAGTGAATGAAGCACTTGGCAACAGATTTAAATGTTGTGTTGTTATTAATTAGAAGCCTTCATCGCCTAATAAGACACCTTAATTTGAATAATTCATACAGAATGATATTGGATGATAACTAAGACCATACTTTTATGTTTCCAAGCTCCAATGAATCCAATGGCCATGTTCACAGTGCTTCAAAGCAGTAAAGCATCAAACTATGAAGTGTCAGTGTCTAGTTGCTGAATATTTATTATCAGATCCCACAATCTTTAAATAGACTTTTATAGCAATTGCCTTTGACAtgctaaattttatttcttttcttctctttgtgGGATACAAATTGATGGCTAGTGGTGAAGGGAAACTTGACTCGGTGCTTGCTTTGTTGCATATTCAGATTGCCCACTTAGATACAAGTTCTTGGGGACTGAGGCCATTAGAGTTGTTAACTGGGAAGAAGCAGGGTTTTCTGCCAGGTTGATAGCTGTGCTAGTTGCAAGAGGGGTTTGTGTAGAAGGATTTCCAAGCATTGGAATGAAAGGTGCATGAGAAATTGGCATGGGTGGCACTTGGTTAGGGAAACCAAAAAAGTGAACTCTGTTGTCAGTGATGGCAGGCAAAGGTGTAATAGGGAACTGAGGGAGGCTACAAGGTATGGCTGTGTCTGGCCTGAACCCCATTCCAAGTCCCATTAACTGATGTAAAAGGGGTGTGTTCATCATATGATGAGCAGCATTACGTAGCATCATAAAAGGTATACAAAATCCAGCATCCATTGACATCATCTGCATCATATCTAACACTAGGCTTAATATATGACTGTCTAACACAAGGCCTAACAAAAGCAATTTGATAAGAGGAAAAAGACTTAAAATTTACCTGTATCTGAAGCTTTAGGGTCTTAAGATATTCGATGGCATCATCAAGCATTGATGCTTTGTCCGTCTAAGAGAAAAGTATAGAATTAAAACAAGTACAAAAGTATAGCATGCTAAGAAAAGGAGAGGGAGATTATTATGTATATCCAAACCTTATTGCAATTGGGTATGAGCTCCTTCAATATACGCATCCTCTTGTTGATCTTATCTCTTCGCTTCTGCAGACAACCACAAAAACAAGACCGTTATTAATTAATCTCCAAACTTGTAATctcttttaactttttcttatcatcttctaatctctttttaaatatatgtaaattcACAGAAACAAGATGTTGTTAATTAATCTAATAATCTCCAAGTCACTAATCTCTTAAACTCTTTCTCTTATAATCTCCTACATTATTTCTCTCACCCTTTCACATAAATTATGAACTTGTGCATTCCTACTTCTTTTGACTCCGGTGCCCTCCCGAGCAGGCTTTTCCTTCACTACATCTTCTGGTTCTTCATCATTCTGCACCAAGTTAATAAATCAATGTTCCTGAGAAATGATAACCATAAACCATAAAAATGCtatgttttatatttagaaaaaaaaatatgttattcaaTTTAGGAAAAATTGCCAAACATGTCACGTGTGTGGTATCCTTCCATTAGAATCcacgtttatttatttatgaacaaCAGATACATAATACATTGACAAGATGCAAGATGGTCCTGATCATCTGATGTATATCAACTGTGGATTTCTTGCATAGGGAGTTGAAACTAAAAAGAGAGTGTAGATGAGAAGTGAGAACACATCCAAATGAAACCCTAGCGTAGCATATCAGATCCATGGAGGAGTGACACCGGCATATTTCATGTTGTCTGTACTTTAATTTTGGTGTTCACTCCTTTGAATTTCATGACAAAGGATACATCTATCTAGTCCCCAAGATGCTTGATGTATTTTATGTGCGTGTGGGCAGGATTAAGGATGTGTATCCAAACCTTCTCTTCCCAAATTATTTCACATCTCGTCCCCTCTCCtcacacacaaacaaacaaTCTTGCTTCTCTTTTTAGTTTCCTCCTAAAACAACTAAGGTTCGAAGTTTCTAGGCTTTATCGCGGACATAAAGAAGTTGGAACAAATTTTGTGCAAGTtaaatagcattttttttataaatagagtaaatCAACAACTGAcgatattttttagaaaattatcaTAACACTCAACAAAATtgtcatatataattaataatgattGAGTGAAATGtataatcttttttctcttcattaaagtatttttttttaaaaaaaattataagaaagtcAACAATGGtatatcaatttattaaatgtttaaatatgttttttcatctttaataaatatctaaattttatatttattttttaataaatttttattttgcgttgaatatgtatataataattttgtttttatttcttgatacATGTCACTTATTTTTAATCcatgataaattaacaaattttatatttacttcttgataaattttttcatttgttaccgatcaaaactaaaacaaaatttgttaatttattaagaaacaaacacaaaatttattaatttatcggataaaaatatcaagaaccaaaaacaaaaatattattttattaggaaatcaataaaaaaaatttattaaacaaatacaaaaattagatatttattataGATGAGAAACATATTTaaccatttattattattattaaaatcaacaatgacttctttttatttttttatgtttggtttAAAGAAGATactgaaaggaaagaaagaaataaaataaaataaaaacatttttttagccTAAAACTCAAACAGCATgcatttgaaatatatttatcagTTGTAGAAACAGTGTATTGGAGCCTCCATTTTGCGGCTGGGAAATCAGAAAATGATTtgaggaaataaaaaaacaatctcACTTCTCAATGACACTTGAGGCGGACTTCTATCCTACAAATCACACACAATAATAGACCCAAGATTCGAGTTTGATAAAGGGAAATTTAAGTGATGTTAATGGAACTCGGCCAAATTATCTATTCTATGTACTTAAAAGAAGAGGGAGGGGGCATAATATTACGTAAGAGAAATCTTTAATGATTAGTCCTAAGGATCTAGCGAAATCTCAAGGGGCGCTTCCTTCTGAGCAAAGTTCCTAACTTGCAGAGAATCAGCAAAAATCATATCAATTTAGTGTTTCCTCTTTCAAGCACATCGCTACAACCTGCTTCAATTGTAGAAGTTTCCCCCTCGCCTTCTGCAGCaaattaagaggataaaatCAGTCTAACAAGGTATAAAATGCTCTTTATCTCCATTTAAAATGATGGTTAACAATGTTGCAAAGAAatgaaaatcaatatgtaaaaggaaaatctaAACGAGGGGAACAACTAATGCCGGCTGAACCAGCAAGATATCACATTCACCTCCTAAATTCAATGAGAACTGCAAGGGAATCAAAAAGAGCCTGGTGCCAACAAAACTTagcttttgaattttattttctctacgTGTATGGATTCTCTTGTGCCTctccatcaatttttttttctctactgCTAAAATCAAaaccatttattatattatctcTACAAGTTAAATGTTGTGCAATCATCAATGAAAGGCCAAGATGTTGAAGGATATTGGTTTTATGGTGATTTAGCGGGAGAGGATCTCTGCCTAACAAGCAAAATCCAAATAATTGGTTATCCTGCATTTTGCAGGCTTCAGTGACTGTAGTCCCTCAGACAATGATTCAAGGGAAATTTTTATCATCCACCTATTTTCTCTTCCATCCctatttcaaatcattttgttccttctttctcttctacaTTGCACGTATGATATCcatcattttctctctctatctttttctcttttcttcctatttttgtccttttttcacCTTAGTTCACCCCAGTTTTAAGCTGACAAATATCATTACTCGTGATTCAAGTAAACTTTAACGCAATAGTATGGTTCAGTGTATCAGGACACTAGTAATTCGACATGTAACAAATACTTGCCTCCTGGGTGACTGTGATTTTCCTTTGAGCGTCATCAAGTTGGATCTGCACTGCTTCTTCAACTTGCGACAGAAGCTTCTTATGTGCTACTCCTATAACACAAGATATATTCAAAATCAGGCTACAACCTACATGATACTTACCAATAATACAAATGGTGATTTTTCCTTtcttagcaagagattagaaccAAGAGCTCTACCGAGCTCTAATCCTTTATCGAGCTAACCACGAAGTGGTGGCCAGTCAAAACTTTACCCAAAACATCATAACTGTCCACGATTTTTGTTGCGTAATACATGGTGACCCTTctcattaagaaataaaaaatttgtgccACTGATAATACGACACTATCTTCacgtaattataattttaaaacaaaataattaacagAAATGATACACAAGATAACATAAATATGTGCAAACTGTATCATGGCTCTAACGATTTGAAAGGTTATACCTTTATTTGCTCAAAAAGGGGAGGAAATATGAAAGAATTACACTACTCCCTTGACATGACTCCATCTCTAATAGTCATAAACACCATGaagttaatctttttttttcaaatataactaaattgaACACCACCATGTACTTAAAAACAAAGGGCGTATCTATATCCAAAAGACATATTTTGTTGGAAAAAACTGCGTTTAGACTCAGAAAAAAAAGGATTATAcattgatagtgtaaaaaatttTGCAGTCATCTAATCACAATTcatcatgtatgataaatttattgacttttggACGTATACCAGTGTATAACCCCTTATCatcttaaagtaattcaaatagGCAAATAGtgatttataattgaatgacaATATAAAACTGTCTTACATTGTTAATGCATAGGCattaaacttttagaaaaaaccaaaaaaaattttaactataaattattttatacacaaAATAAGCTAATACAAATACCGTGCTTTCATACTTTGCTTTTCCATGGCTCTCTTGATCTCTATCTGATCTGCTTCAAGATCTTCAACAGTGCTCCTGCAATCCTGTAGATGCTGATTAACCTCTTCCTTGAATCTATTGTATATTAACCTCAACTGTTTCTGTTGATCTACGTTTTGTTAGAGGAAGAGAAGGTtagaaaaggtaaaaaaagagggAAGGGAAAACATCTCCAGACAAATTCAGGCACGAACATAACCATATTACAAGAAAATGtcattaagaaaagaaaatataagaaaacgTTGAATATAAAATTCAGAGGTGATATGTACATAAATAGTCATTTGTAGAACTATTAAATGCAAGATCTAGTGCAAGGACGCTTTCAATAGAACCATACCATTCCATTCCTTTTGTCTCGCCCTTTTTTAATTCCTGGTGACAAATAATTTTAGGACTCTCTTTTCTACAGGACTCCATTTATTTAATGTCTATCAATATAGACAAACACAAAAACTTGCACATGACATAAAATTTGAACACCTGAGATCTATTTCTAGGAGACAAACGTATACAATAACCACAATAGTTAAATCAAAGCATCAATATATTAAACATTGAGATCGAAATTTTGCTACCTTCAAATCTTGTTTCCATCcgttttctctttgatttaccGAGACTTGTAAGCTTTCCCCTGAAagatttttttcagaaaaacataaacataagATACCAGAAGCTTAAGAATTCATCAGTCTAATATACCTACATGTCTGTCTGAATCTGGGTATGAACA is a window from the Glycine max cultivar Williams 82 chromosome 2, Glycine_max_v4.0, whole genome shotgun sequence genome containing:
- the LOC100783269 gene encoding transcription factor PHYTOCHROME INTERACTING FACTOR-LIKE 15, with protein sequence MRILKELIPNCNKTDKASMLDDAIEYLKTLKLQIQMMSMDAGFCIPFMMLRNAAHHMMNTPLLHQLMGLGMGFRPDTAIPCSLPQFPITPLPAITDNRVHFFGFPNQVPPMPISHAPFIPMLGNPSTQTPLATSTAINLAENPASSQLTTLMASVPKNLYLSGQSEYATKQAPSQVSLHH